A single window of Nicotiana tomentosiformis chromosome 1, ASM39032v3, whole genome shotgun sequence DNA harbors:
- the LOC104116623 gene encoding uncharacterized protein, whose translation MVLSRLLLRRLSSSYKPYLIATLSQTKLFTSDSTPNPTTPSKPSSLSARMSFVFDQIDAIEKERAEKDQTLQRIRAWRESKKPKDQSQEPVGPSSDFSDVGSSEMEKNDGLGGGGGLMSKKVELVHPWPEWIELMERLVQQNYFDHKRKDEDKLIEDLGFNVAEVAEDEGFDFTRDWKTVQTAALNFGKDRFDILRSLSRQDLQILVGYGCPSADKKVVFSAKLLRKHVHLDEGDVCSSCNLRSSCERAYLLTNKEDEARTIDVMRVLLTYGFDAINGSVVNESLTKKKSVKTVVRKLLHEVVKLSAVPIDPNLPPPIFKKSPPKVKQPPPPPKKRVGRDDIEMKKGDWLCPKCDFMNFAKNTICLQCDANRPKRQLLPGEWECPQCNFLNYRRNVVCFHCECKRPADDYMVTQQQERQHGPRMQMDKVSRRQDVSNAWNFDFDDDESDGADVATFEYADSQKLDEGFPLDRREQRDTSRDNEDGFYKSSRPPKGYETEYPAPGKPGVGFNDFDDEDDDDVDSYEIESNGTNRSSRIDFSDIEVNSESEDIDNADSTLPVGGRNSSLTSDAHLRSRHQKGAFRGSEDAEVDFDTDDDLPIKTNGKSNQVSYSKPRSRNKGAMSFVSEDDGLSSDSDDEDFTSRQNKGNKWGSRRDFGRRSSSYSEDEPSSDLESNNGRSFNKNRQRGGKAGQNGRWDSSEGRGDRIRDKRTSFKDNLKRTSRDSRGSSRRSQDNGYNDYKSRGREESYKQQRGRSSNYGDRSDSYLDDERHRRPRINVR comes from the exons ATGGTTCTCTCTCGTCTTCTCCTCAGGCGCTTATCTTCCTCCTATAAACCCTATCTTATCGCTACCCTCTCACAAACAAAACTCTTCACTTCAGATTCCACACCCAACCCCACCACCCCCTCTAAACCTTCTTCTCTATCAGCTCGCATGAGCTTCGTATTCGACCAAATTGACGCCATTGAAAAAGAACGGGCGGAAAAGGACCAAACCCTTCAACGTATTCGGGCCTGGCGTGAATCCAAAAAGCCCAAAGACCAAAGCCAAGAGCCGGTAGGTCCAAGCTCGGACTTTTCTGATGTGGGGTCATCGGaaatggagaagaatgatggGTTAGGTGGTGGTGGTGGGTTGATGAGTAAGAAGGTGGAATTGGTGCATCCGTGGCCCGAGTGGATCGAGTTAATGGAGCGTTTAGTTCAGCAGAATTACTTTGATCATAAgagaaaagatgaggataaatTGATTGAGGATTTGGGGTTTAATGTAGCTGAGGTTGCTGAAGATGAGGGTTTTGATTTTACTAGGGATTGGAAGACTGTTCAGACTGCTGCTCTTAATTTTGGCAAAGATCGTTTCGATATATTGAG GTCATTGTCGAGACAGGATCTCCAAATTTTGGTTGGTTATGGATGTCCTAGTGCAGACAAGAAGGTGGTTTTTTCTGCCAAGTTATTGAGGAAACACGTCCATCTGGACGAAGGAGAT GTTTGCAGTTCTTGCAATTTGAGGAGTTCTTGTGAAAGGGCATATTTACTTACCAATAAGGAGGATGAAGCAAGGACAATTGATGTCATGCGTGTCCTACTGACTTATGGTTTCGATGCAATTAATGGATCCGTTGTTAATGAGAGCCTTACGAAGAAGAAATCTGTGAAGACTGTTGTTCGTAAATTGCTTCACGAAGTAGTCAAGTTGAGTGCTGTTCCAATAGATCCAAATCTTCCACctccaatttttaaaaaatcaccTCCAAAGGTGAAGCAGCCACCTCCCCCTCCGAAGAAACGAGTAGGACGTGACGACATTGAGATGAAAAAAGGAGATTGGCTGTGTCCAAA GTGTGACTTCATGAATTTCGCGAAGAATACCATATGCTTACAATGTGATGCCAACCGGCCAAAGAGACAGCTGCTTCCAGGAGAGTGGGAATGTCCCCA GTGCAATTTCTTGAATTATAGGAGAAATGTGGTGTGTTTTCATTGTGAATGCAAGCGCCCAGCTGATGACTATATGGTCACTCAACAGCAGGAGAGGCAACATGGCCCTAGGATGCAGATGGACAAGGTATCTCGCCGGCAAGATGTTTCTAATGCATGGAATTTTgattttgatgatgatgaatCAGATGGCGCGGACGTTGCTACCTTCGAGTATGCAGATTCTCAGAAATTGGATGAAGGTTTTCCCTTAGATAGGCGAGAACAAAGAGATACTTCTAGGGACAATGAAGATGGTTTCTACAAGAGCAGCAGGCCTCCAAAAGGTTATGAAACTGAATACCCTGCACCTGGGAAACCAGGGGTAGGATTTAACGATTTTGATGATGAAGACGACGACGACGTTGACAGTTATGAGATAGAGAGTAATGGAACAAACAGAAGTTCTCGAATAGATTTCTCGGATATTGAGGTCAACTCCGAATCTGAAGACATTGATAATGCTGATAGCACTTTGCCTGTTGGTGGTAGGAACAGTTCCCTCACAAGTGATGCACATTTGAGATCGAGACATCAGAAAGGGGCTTTTCGTGGTTCTGAGGATGCTGAAGTGGATTTTGACACAGATGATGACCTTCCAATTAAAACTAATGGGAAATCTAATCAGGTTTCTTATTCTAAACCAAGATCTAGGAACAAAGGTGCCATGAGTTTTGTCTCAGAGGACGATGGCCTCAGCTCTGACTCCGATGATGAGGATTTCACAAGTCGGCAGAATAAAGGGAATAAATGGGGATCAAGAAGGGATTTTGGAAGGAGAAGCAGCTCCTATAGTGAAGATGAGCCCTCCTCTGACTTGGAGAGCAACAATGGTAGGTCATTTAACAAAAATAGACAAAGAGGTGGTAAGGCAGGTCAAAATGGCAGATGGGACTCATCCGAAGGTCGTGGTGATAGGATAAGAGACAAAAGAACCTCTTTTAAGGATAACTTAAAAAGAACTTCCAGAGACTCACGTGGCAGCAGCAGGAGAAGCCAAGATAATGGATATAATGATTACAAAAGCCGTGGGCGTGAAGAATCTTATAAACAGCAACGAGGAAGAAGCAGTAATTATGGTGATCGCTCAGATAGTTACTTAGACGATGAAAGACATAGAAGGCCTAGAATAAATGTGCGATAA